Proteins found in one Thunnus maccoyii chromosome 5, fThuMac1.1, whole genome shotgun sequence genomic segment:
- the LOC121897581 gene encoding vesicle transport protein GOT1B codes for MISLTDSQKIGMGLTGFGVFFLFFGMMLFFDKALLAIGNILFVSGLSFVIGLERTFRFFFQRHKAKATSFFLGGVFVVLIGWPIIGVVLEIYGFFLLFRGFFPVAVGFIRRVPVLGSLLSLPGISTLVDKIGESNNMV; via the exons ATGATTTCACTCACGGACTCACAAA AAATCGGCATGGGGCTGACAGGCTTCGGcgtcttcttcctcttcttcggGATGATGCTGTTTTTTGATAAAGCTCTCCTCGCCATTGGAAAC ATTCTGTTCGTCTCGGGTTTGTCCTTCGTCATCGGCTTGGAGCGGACGTTCAGATTCTTCTTCCAGAGACATAAAGCAAAAGCCACCAGCTTCTTCCTGGGAGGAGTGTTTGtggttctgattggctggccgATCATAGGAGTTGTTCTGGAGATCTACGGTTTCTTCCTCTTATTCAG AGGATTCTTCCCGGTGGCTGTAGGCTTCATCAGACGAGTACCTGTGCTCGGGTCTTTACTCAGCTTACCGGGGATCAGTACC CTGGTGGATAAAATTGGCGAGAGCAACAACATGGTATAA
- the LOC121897546 gene encoding spexin prohormone 1-like, with product MALIVMMFAVTLVSHCWSAPQRRNWTPQAILYLKGAQKHHSVLERNTREEGDTLHIVTHNQSSDGPVMSLASSFLLELLQRAVEEDRDDPGFYPDEQEVNLTYL from the exons ATGGCTCTGATAGTCATGATGTTTGCTGTGACGCTGGTTTCTCACTGCTGGAGCGCTCCACAG CGGAGAAACTGGACTCCACAAGCCATCTTATACCTAAAAGGCGCAC aGAAACATCATTCAGTGCTGGAGCGCAACACCAGAGAAGAAGGAGACACTTTACATATAG TGACTCACAACCAGAGCAGCGATGGACCCGTAATGTCTTTGGCTTCATCTTTTCTTCTGGAGCTTCTCCAGCGAGCTGTGGAagaag ATAGAGACGATCCAGGTTTTTATCCAGACGAACAAGAGGTGAATTTGACTTATTTGTAA
- the ldhbb gene encoding L-lactate dehydrogenase B-B chain isoform X4: MASILQKLITPLFSGPPEPPRNKVTVVGVGQVGMACAVSILLRELADELALVDVMEDKLKGEMMDLQHGSLFLKTPKIVADKDYSITANSRIVVVTAGVRQQEGESRLNLVQRNVNIFKHIVPQIVRYSPDCIIIVVSNPVDVLTYVTWKLSGLPKHRVIGSGTNLDSARFRFLMADKLGIHPSSFNGWILGEHGDTSVPVWSGTNVAGVNLQTLNPDIGTDSDDENWKETHKMVVNSAYEVIRLKGYTNWAIGLSVADLTESLMRNMNRIHPVSTMVEGMYGISDEVYLSLPCVLNSGGVASVVNMTLTDEEVAQLQASANTLWDIQKDLQDV, from the exons ATGGCCTCAATCCTGCAGAAGCTGATCACCCCGCTGTTCAGCGGTCCTCCTGAGCCCCCCAGGAATAAAGTGACAGTGGTGGGTGTGGGACAGGTTGGCATGGCCTGTGCTGTCAGCATCTTGCTCAGG GAGCTGGCTGATGAGCTGGCCCTGGTGGACGTGATGGAGGACAAGCTGAAAGGAGAGATGATGGACCTGCAGCACGGAAGCCTCTTCCTCAAAACTCCCAAAATAGTTGCAGACAAAG ACTACTCTATTACGGCTAACTCCCGCATTGTGGTGGTGACCGCTGGAGTCCGTCAACAGGAGGGAGAGAGCAGGCTGAACCTGGTCCAGAGAAACGTCAACATCTTTAAGCACATCGTCCCCCAGATCGTCAGATACAGCCCTGACTGCATCATCATCGTGGTGTCCAACCCAG TTGATGTGCTGACTTATGTAACCTGGAAACTGAGCGGCCTTCCCAAGCACCGCGTCATCGGCAGCGGCACCAACTTGGACTCTGCACGCTTCCGCTTCCTGATGGCCGACAAACTGGGGATCCACCCCAGCAGCTTCAACGGTTGGATTCTGGGAGAACACGGAGACACCAGCG tgCCTGTGTGGAGCGGAACCAACGTGGCTGGAGTCAACCTGCAGACATTAAACCCGGACATCGGCACAGACTCTGACGATGAGAACTGGAAGGAGACTCACAAGATGGTGGTGAACAG TGCCTATGAGGTGATCAGACTGAAGGGTTACACCAACTGGGCCATCGGTCTGAGTGTAGCTGATCTGACAGAGAGCCTCATGAGGAATATGAACAGGATCCATCCTGTTTCCACCATGGTGGAG GGCATGTATGGGATCAGTGACGAGGTCTACCTGAGTCTGCCCTGTGTGCTCAACAGCGGGGGCGTGGCCAGCGTCGTCAACATGACCCTGACAGATGAAGAGGTGGCCCAGTTGCAGGCCAGTGCCAACACACTGTGGGACATCCAGAAGGACCTGCAGGATGTCTAa
- the ldhbb gene encoding L-lactate dehydrogenase B-B chain isoform X3 has product MIVGLTVAKLLQTPALKMASILQKLITPLFSGPPEPPRNKVTVVGVGQVGMACAVSILLRELADELALVDVMEDKLKGEMMDLQHGSLFLKTPKIVADKDYSITANSRIVVVTAGVRQQEGESRLNLVQRNVNIFKHIVPQIVRYSPDCIIIVVSNPVDVLTYVTWKLSGLPKHRVIGSGTNLDSARFRFLMADKLGIHPSSFNGWILGEHGDTSVPVWSGTNVAGVNLQTLNPDIGTDSDDENWKETHKMVVNSAYEVIRLKGYTNWAIGLSVADLTESLMRNMNRIHPVSTMVEGMYGISDEVYLSLPCVLNSGGVASVVNMTLTDEEVAQLQASANTLWDIQKDLQDV; this is encoded by the exons CACTGAAAATGGCCTCAATCCTGCAGAAGCTGATCACCCCGCTGTTCAGCGGTCCTCCTGAGCCCCCCAGGAATAAAGTGACAGTGGTGGGTGTGGGACAGGTTGGCATGGCCTGTGCTGTCAGCATCTTGCTCAGG GAGCTGGCTGATGAGCTGGCCCTGGTGGACGTGATGGAGGACAAGCTGAAAGGAGAGATGATGGACCTGCAGCACGGAAGCCTCTTCCTCAAAACTCCCAAAATAGTTGCAGACAAAG ACTACTCTATTACGGCTAACTCCCGCATTGTGGTGGTGACCGCTGGAGTCCGTCAACAGGAGGGAGAGAGCAGGCTGAACCTGGTCCAGAGAAACGTCAACATCTTTAAGCACATCGTCCCCCAGATCGTCAGATACAGCCCTGACTGCATCATCATCGTGGTGTCCAACCCAG TTGATGTGCTGACTTATGTAACCTGGAAACTGAGCGGCCTTCCCAAGCACCGCGTCATCGGCAGCGGCACCAACTTGGACTCTGCACGCTTCCGCTTCCTGATGGCCGACAAACTGGGGATCCACCCCAGCAGCTTCAACGGTTGGATTCTGGGAGAACACGGAGACACCAGCG tgCCTGTGTGGAGCGGAACCAACGTGGCTGGAGTCAACCTGCAGACATTAAACCCGGACATCGGCACAGACTCTGACGATGAGAACTGGAAGGAGACTCACAAGATGGTGGTGAACAG TGCCTATGAGGTGATCAGACTGAAGGGTTACACCAACTGGGCCATCGGTCTGAGTGTAGCTGATCTGACAGAGAGCCTCATGAGGAATATGAACAGGATCCATCCTGTTTCCACCATGGTGGAG GGCATGTATGGGATCAGTGACGAGGTCTACCTGAGTCTGCCCTGTGTGCTCAACAGCGGGGGCGTGGCCAGCGTCGTCAACATGACCCTGACAGATGAAGAGGTGGCCCAGTTGCAGGCCAGTGCCAACACACTGTGGGACATCCAGAAGGACCTGCAGGATGTCTAa